A genomic segment from Aspergillus puulaauensis MK2 DNA, chromosome 1, nearly complete sequence encodes:
- the TRP1 gene encoding bifunctional anthranilate synthase/indole-3-glycerol-phosphate synthase (BUSCO:EOG09261OLD;~COG:E;~EggNog:ENOG410PGPM;~InterPro:IPR011060,IPR013798,IPR013785,IPR006221, IPR017926,IPR029062,IPR016302,IPR001240,IPR001468;~MEROPS:MER0045094;~PFAM:PF00697,PF00218,PF00117;~go_function: GO:0003824 - catalytic activity [Evidence IEA];~go_function: GO:0004049 - anthranilate synthase activity [Evidence IEA];~go_function: GO:0004425 - indole-3-glycerol-phosphate synthase activity [Evidence IEA];~go_function: GO:0004640 - phosphoribosylanthranilate isomerase activity [Evidence IEA];~go_process: GO:0006568 - tryptophan metabolic process [Evidence IEA]) — MADSALVDHSPHHPTKAARLETASNVILIDNYDSFTWNVYQYLVLEGATVTVFRNDEVSLDQLIAKKPTQLVVSPGPGHPERDAGISNAAIQHFGGKIPIFGVCMGQQCIIHSFGGKVDVTGEILHGKTSALKHDGKGAYEGLPSSVVITRYHSLAGTHSTVPGCLEVSSFAELGEDANKTVIMGVRHKQFAVEGVQFHPESILTEHGQTMFRNFLKLTAGTWEGNGKDVSQGSNFAAAAPPPKTDKKVSILEKIYDHRKAAVAIQKTVPSQRPSDLQAAYDLNVAPPQISFPDRLRQSAYPLSLMAEIKRASPSKGMIAEYACAPAQARQYAKAGASVISVLTEPEWFKGSIDDLRAVRASLEGLTHRPAILRKEFVFDEYQILEARLAGADTVLLIVKMLDTDLLTRLYRYSQSLGMEPLVEVNTPEEMKIAVDLGSQVIGVNNRDLTSFEVDLGTTSRLMDQVPESTIVCALSGISGPRDVEAYKKDGVKAILVGEALMRASDTAAFVAELLGGNSKKPSLQSQNSPLVKICGTRTEDGARTAIEAGADLVGIILVQGRKRTVPDDIALRISRVVNSTPRPTPYLNDVPQGETDSTSVDYFDHSAHTLRHPTRALLVGVFLNQPLSYVLAQQQKLGLDIVQLHGSEPLEWSRLIPVPVIRKFGLDDFGIARRAYHTLPLLDSGAGGSGEILDQSRVKQILESDDGLRVILAGGLDPNNVTDIIQQLSELRHKVVGVDVSSGVESNGAQDLDKIRAFVQAVKGLSQ; from the coding sequence ATGGCAGACTCCGCGCTTGTCGACCACTCCCCCCACCATCCCACCAAGGCTGCACGACTCGAGACCGCTTCGAATGTCATTCTCATTGACAACTACGATTCTTTCACCTGGAACGTTTACCAATACTTGGTTCTAGAGGGTGCGACAGTGACGGTCTTTCGCAACGATGAGGTTTCACTTGACCAGTTGATTGCCAAAAAGCCTACCCAGCTGGTGGTTAGCCCTGGCCCGGGCCACCCGGAGAGGGACGCCGGTATTAGCAACGCTGCGATCCAGCACTTTGGCGGAAAGATACCTATTTTTGGAGTATGCATGGGACAACAATGTATCATACACTCGTTCGGAGGTAAAGTCGACGTTACCGGGGAGATTCTGCACGGCAAGACATCTGCCTTAAAACACGACGGAAAAGGTGCCTATGAAGGTCTCCCTTCTTCGGTTGTCATTACCAGATATCACTCCTTGGCAGGCACACACTCCACTGTACCTGGGTGCTTGGAAGTGAGTTCCTTTGCCGAATTGGGTGAGGATGCCAACAAGACTGTCATCATGGGCGTGCGACACAAACAGTTTGCGGTGGAAGGCGTCCAATTTCACCCCGAGAGTATATTGACAGAGCATGGCCAAACTATGTTTAGGAACTTCCTTAAGTTAACCGCTGGGACCTGGGAGGGCAATGGTAAGGACGTTTCTCAGGGGAGCAATTTCGCCGCCGCGGCCCCGCCCCCGAAGACGGATAAGAAAGTGTCAATCTTGGAGAAGATATACGACCACCGAAAAGCAGCTGTTGCTATTCAGAAGACCGTTCCGTCTCAGCGACCTTCAGACCTTCAGGCGGCCTACGATCTCAATGTTGCTCCACCGCAGATCTCGTTTCCTGACCGACTTCGACAATCCGCATATCCTTTGTCTTTGATGGCAGAAATCAAGCGCGCTTCTCCGTCGAAGGGCATGATAGCAGAGTATGCATGCGCTCCTGCGCAAGCTCGACAATATGCCAAGGCTGGGGCTAGTGTCATCTCAGTGCTCACTGAGCCTGAATGGTTCAAGGGGAGTATCGATGACCTACGTGCTGTGCGTGCAAGTCTGGAAGGATTGACCCACAGGCCTGCTATTCTGCGAAAGGAATTTGTTTTTGATGAATACCAGATCTTGGAAGCTCGCTTGGCTGGTGCAGATACTGTACTACTCATCGTGAAGATGCTTGACACCGACCTATTGACAAGACTATATCGCTACTCCCAAAGCCTCGGAATGGAACCCCTTGTCGAGGTTAATACGCCAGAAGAAATGAAGATAGCAGTTGATCTTGGTTCCCAGGTCATTGGCGTCAACAACAGGGACTTAACAAGCTTTGAGGTTGATCTTGGAACCACCAGCCGGCTCATGGACCAGGTACCTGAGAGCACTATTGTCTGCGCACTTAGCGGTATCTCCGGACCGAGAGACGTGGAAGCCTATAAAAAGGATGGCGTGAAAGCCATCCTTGTTGGTGAGGCTCTTATGCGTGCATCGGACACTGCCGCATTTGTGGCCGAGCTTCTGGGAGGTAACTCGAAGAAGCCCTCTCTACAATCCCAAAATTCTCCGCTAGTCAAAATCTGTGGCACAAGGACCGAAGATGGTGCTCGCACCGCTATTGAAGCGGGCGCAGACCTGGTGGGCATCATTCTCGTCCAGGGCCGAAAACGCACCGTGCCCGATGATATTGCTTTGCGAATTTCGAGGGTGGTGAATTCGACCCCACGGCCCACTCCCTACTTAAACGATGTGCCGCAAGGCGAAACCGACTCAACTTCTGTTGACTATTTCGATCACTCTGCTCACACTTTACGACACCCGACTCGTGCTTTGCTAGTGGGCGTCTTTCTCAACCAGCCATTATCATATGTTTTggctcaacagcaaaagcTGGGGCTTGACATCGTACAGCTGCACGGCTCTGAGCCACTCGAATGGTCTAGGTTGATCCCAGTTCCCGTCATTCGCAAGTTCGGCCTTGACGATTTCGGAATCGCTCGGAGAGCATACCACACGTTGCCGTTGCTTGATTCTGGAGCAGGAGGCTCTGGGGAAATCTTAGATCAATCCCGCGTTAAACAGATCCTAGAATCTGATGACGGATTGCGGGTTATTTTAGCAGGTGGCTTAGATCCAAATAATGTTACTGACATCATCCAACAGCTCAGCGAGTTAAGGCATAAGGTGGTTGGCGTGGATGTCAGCTCAGGTGTCGAGTCAAATGGCGCTCAGGACCTGGACAAAATCCGCGCCTTTGTCCAAGCAGTGAAAGGTCTTTCGCAGTGA
- the IMP4 gene encoding snoRNA-binding rRNA-processing protein IMP4 (BUSCO:EOG09263LR1;~COG:A;~EggNog:ENOG410PII8;~InterPro:IPR007109;~PFAM:PF04427) has translation MLRRQARERRDYLYRRALQLRDASIAEKRAQLKESLATGKQLDPSIANDKSLREDFKFDESLPTADKKNKESDLLDLDDEYALTSGIVDPRPIVTTSRSPSVRLGTFAKEIRLLLPTSIRLNRGNLVLPDLVTSANSSGLTDMILLHEHRGTPTAMTISHLPHGPTASFSLHNVVLRADIPNSARGTVSESYPHLVFEGFKTKLGERVVQVLKHMFPPREAGKVGNRVVSFVNKEDNIEVRHHVFVKTGYKDVELAEVGPRMTMRLFEIRGGSLEKGSSGDVEWALTQYTRTAKKKEYL, from the exons ATGCTG CGCCGTCAAGCCCGTGAACGTCGAGACTACCTCTATCGGAGAGCTCTGCAGCTCCGCGATGCCTCTATCGCCGAAAAACGAGCGCAACTCAAGGAATCGCTAGCGACCGGGAAACAGCTCGACCCCTCTATCGCAAATGATAAAAGTCTTCGCGAAGACTTTAAATTCGATGAATCACTACCAACTGCAGACAAAAAGAATAAAGAGTCCGACCTTCTCGACTTGGATGATGAGTATGCCCTCACTTCTGGAATCGTCGATCCCCGGCCAATTGTCACGACTTCTCGGTCTCCTTCGGTGCGTCTAGGAACGTTCGCCAAAGAAAtccgtcttctccttccaacTTCTATCCGTTTGAACCGTGGAAATTTGGTTCTTCCCGATCTAGTGACGAGCGCAAATTCCTCAGGCCTCACCGACATGATCCTTCTACACGAGCACCGTGGTACCCCTACAGCTATGACGATCTCACATCTTCCCCACGGTCCCACCGCTAGCTTTTCTCTGCATAACGTCGTTCTCCGCGCTGATATCCCCAACTCCGCTCGTGGAACTGTATCGGAAAGCTACCCTCATCTAGTCTTTGAGGGGTTCAAGACGAAGTTGGGTGAGCGAGTGGTGCAGGTTTTGAAACATATGTTCCCTCCGCGGGAGGCTGGAAAAGTCGGAAATCGTGTAGTCAGCTTTGTGAATAAGGAGGATAACATCGAAGTCCGACACCATGTTTTCGTCAAGACCGGATATAAGGATGTTGAACTGGCAGAAGTCGGGCCACGGATGACAATGAGATTATTTGAGATTAGAGGAGGTTCGCTTGAGAAAGGCTCGAGTGGCGATGTCGAGTGGGCACTCACGCAATACACAAGGACcgccaagaagaaggaatacCTCTAG
- a CDS encoding nucleoporin (COG:U;~EggNog:ENOG410PIUM;~InterPro:IPR018864,IPR041634;~PFAM:PF10487,PF18378;~go_function: GO:0017056 - structural constituent of nuclear pore [Evidence IEA]) → MAPVPEAYFPSLDKCFSGDVQLLSWKRAFLYTCDPDSFPDDTQVLDSFLSHPDSIQLLLNRDTVFPSRSAKTKSDFDTKTAAIHAETNAQASYDLKEIKADALWLSGKAGIDEVNALRIAVLEWQTRPSTRLLGQFSDEETISLKGAAGVDTFRVSLAGPSFAEIFSTRPGEGNNAAEFVAEKNRRLRLQELYLSERCHAIKTARKLLALFLDSDHLDSAPQQQSGSPTGLGKLGASIFSDKVRGRTWYSFAGESIKAVKARLSALEGAGGWLGAAESSEDIENSWRTTLVEEVLHILQGLFMQLQTSTEIPPADLLMSWLRLMADYAFLESLQAPCENPIELLLPLQGFVCLITLTFLKLPLSIPAIIEKGEGQDASTKPPYFLSKDDIGQINEIFTTVGLESKTASPAAFSWGMVLHTMGELALNDKETREMEQFHSAVDSFQSNTPHSHSGRATEISLYEELLEVARTPRYTIDDSVTLLTSDAIKNIVFDTIVSLPQKIGSTSAVDDIVTNQWTRTALLDLVRSMIIFMDYSPEIVESVLGILNGPAADSSWPLAMSPGSPSDPRVIFMKDERLMSNIFLVARSRFPYETVPFLKLCRALLSPELVNEEGFPQILSELENMESFTQIVPDHFQGYETIREDEDANFVSLLEPLPMIESNLRRLSQNQQIASNALIVTGSSELPSSTVGQVVSESRPAVVMWQHRYSCLSYLGSWLEEWNENGGFSEGFGDDCVAETIWLFTDLILATTNNQALNNDGSAAKSILEMASDGLSRQSDIVSLVFDIFERNLQNVGARTGSEGVVDSTIACLHFVRALIAVLPSRVWPLLSRSCLLGADGKGGMMTAIISATEVTSGEYPFLMASVRLFQAVVDDAMSRAVLRRCPTGKPGVVSDWTSGVPSHIMRAILLNFVRTMVEVFSSNGNWRFNSPERKFEMNTAIAKTLERILHYAFGTNHAANNRLDSKITGVFSSSATYILDVLRPTSAADLPFNPILRLIIDGLQTPPTLYLRFLTLLEKQVVSTLELSARLLQAAQLIDQSPSLLEDQLFKATPVLVKLYALHGPYQLPTLSLLNTLVTSAALDSSNEPPSLVGHLGADTSCLFLDVLSRFDKPLSDPTLQLSVWRLLSTLISKRQQWLAVYILTGSSPRQSLKKTDAQNNSAMRGTPFLQMALDQISEIEQIPAQVALALLDFVSNAQEHWPWATPELRKHAKFFPSLVNYVSKLDISSLPSVEQIFATQIAAVVADLCAVYLHSAKEAQDRNFYKTLFPLVSWYAKDAVEVSGYNASLHANLKRNFENRYPGCKLDDFKRTSLRPRSLGREYYYDIRLGKKLLSYDFAWKGSKNQGFSEEFERANLNLSLIEAQVNLLHSWKFFAVEHCADFISEHEIQKSMAAVVKSCLETNTNGVPQEAIFERIQQTRVDFAQNLLQRLVEKQAKGAEFFSLLQVVWESLRSRRPTYEDALINDDSEYYRSLLNALFLALQFHLDGKSRAAPEALSKKAELSSDLGIVAEIVKVVVAQGFRSLTSYLHDQPEKCLPKDFAVITAILQSSLQVKNVDRLYEHIVYYIADNDTVRHATSLFSWADQLAVAGDPVYGELSISFLAKLSTIPMLAEHLAVEVVLAQLSTSRLTNALRQPKGFGPFDPVPRIYSIWTGGILPLCLNLLYHVIRTAPEVAAFLNQFEGQLTRAAGSFASARTTISSSAVAAHRISLSMASEAYSLALISYILGRLREAGSSIGVDAQAIQELNWDKAQVKEDIEELIERRPNLRTRIVATNDKEAELARQKPVNATSGAENQLEERIVSELKATLVCIGGDES, encoded by the exons ATGGCTCCCGTCCCGGAAGCCTATTTCCCGTCCCTGGACAAGTGCTTTTCCGGGGACGTTCAGCTTTT ATCCTGGAAGAGAGCTTTCCTCTACACCTGTGATCCGGATAGCTTCCCCGACGATACTCAAGTTCTTGACTCGTTTTTGTCGCACCCAGATAGCATTCAACTCCTTCTAAATCGCGATACGGTCTTTCCTTCACGGTCTGCTAAGACGAAATCGGATTTCGATACAAAAACTGCAGCAATACATGCGGAGACAAATGCGCAGGCTTCGTACGATTTGAAAGAAATCAAAGCGGATGCTCTTTGGCTGAGTGGAAAAGCTGGGATCGATGAGGTCAATGCGCTTCGGATCGCAGTCTTGGAATGGCAAACACGACCCTCTACGCGCCTTTTGGGCCAATTTTCTGACGAAGAAACCATCAGCTTGAAGGGGGCGGCCGGGGTCGATACTTTCCGCGTGTCACTCGCAGGACCCAGTTTCGCTGAGATTTTCAGCACGAGACCAGGCGAAGGAAACAACGCCGCCGAATTTGTCGCCGAGAAAAACAGGCGTCTACGTCTCCAAGAGCTTTATCTGTCGGAAAGATGCCATGCCATCAAGACAGCCCGCAAGCTTCTCGCGTTGTTTTTGGATAGCGACCATCTGGATAGCGCacctcaacaacaatcagGAAGCCCCACTGGCTTAGGGAAATTAGGTGCATCCATATTCAGCGACAAAGTCAGGGGGAGAACTTGGTACAGCTTCGCTGGAGAGTCCATCAAAGCTGTGAAGGCACGCCTTTCAGCCCTCGAAGGTGCTGGCGGTTGGCTGGGTGCTGCCGAGAGCAGcgaggatattgagaacTCATGGAGGACAACCCTTGTGGAAGAAGTATTACATATACTCCAGGGCTTGTTTATGCAGCTTCAGACTTCCACGGAAATCCCTCCTGCGGACTTGTTAATGTCTTGGCTCCGTCTAATGGCTGACTATGCCTTCCTCGAATCCCTTCAAGCT CCCTGTGAAAACCCTATTGAACTACTTCTACCGCTACAGGGCTTTGTGTGTCTGATCACCCTGACATTTTTAAAACTCCCTCTCTCGATCCCTGCCATTATCGAAAAGGGTGAGGGCCAAGATGCGTCCACTAAACCACCTTACTTCCTATCAAAAGACGACATCGGTCAGATCAACGAAATATTCACCACCGTGGGACTTGAGTCAAAGACTGCGAGTCCGGCTGCATTTTCATGGGGTATGGTTTTGCATACAATGGGGGAGCTAGCTCTCAATGATAAAGAGACCCGAGAAATGGAACAGTTTCACAGCGCCGTGGATTCTTTCCAATCAAATACGCCGCACTCACACAGTGGTCGTGCCACTGAAATTTCACTTTACGAAGAACTACTCGAAGTTGCTCGCACCCCACGGTATACTATCGATGATTCGGTCACCCTTCTCACCTCAGATGCAATCAAAAATATTGTGTTCGACACCATTGTCTCCCTGCCACAAAAGATTGGGTCGACATCGGCTGTCGATGACATTGTGACGAACCAATGGACACGCACCGCGCTGCTAGATCTCGTTCGATCTATGATAATTTTCATGGATTATTCTCCGGAAATCGTGGAGTCTGTCCTGGGTATCCTCAATGGGCCAGCCGCAGACTCATCTTGGCCTCTGGCCATGTCGCCAGGCTCGCCCAGCGATCCACGGGTGATTTTCATGAAGGACGAGCGCCTCATGAGCAACATCTTCCTAGTAGCGCGCTCGCGCTTTCCATATGAGACGGTACCGTTTTTGAAGCTATGCCGTGCTCTCCTCAGCCCCGAACTGGTTAATGAGGAAGGCTTTCCTCAGATTTTAAGCGAGTTGGAAAACATGGAGTCATTCACGCAGATTGTTCCAGACCATTTCCAAGGCTATGAAACCATTcgggaggatgaagacgccAATTTTGTGAGCCTCCTTGAGCCACTTCCCATGATTGAGTCCAATCTGCGGAGGCTATCCCAAAACCAGCAAATAGCCAGCAATGCTCTCATTGTCACCGGCTCATCAGAACTTCCTTCATCAACAGTAGGCCAGGTAGTTTCCGAGTCCAGACCTGCAGTTGTGATGTGGCAACATCGCTATTCCTGCTTAAGCTACCTAGGAAGCTGGCTCGAGGAATGGAACGAAAATGGCGGGTTCTCGGAAGGCTTTGGGGATGACTGTGTTGCGGAAACCATATGGTTGTTTACAGATCTTATCCTCGCAACAACGAATAACCAGGCACTCAACAATGATGGCTCTGCTGCAAAGAGTATTTTGGAAATGGCTAGCGATGGTCTCTCTCGCCAAAGCGACATCGTTTCTCTTGTGTTTGACATATTTGAGCGCAACTTACAAAACGTCGGCGCTAGGACTGGTTCGGAAGGCGTGGTTGACTCGACAATAGCTTGCCTGCACTTTGTCCGTGCCCTTATCGCAGTTCTACCAAGCAGGGTATGGCCTCTGCTCTCTCGGAGCTGTCTACTTGGGGCAGATGGCAAAGGCGGTATGATGACTGCGATTATATCCGCTACAGAGGTAACGTCGGGAGAATACCCATTCCTAATGGCCTCTGTGCGTCTATTCCAAgccgttgttgatgatgcaATGTCTCGTGCTGTTTTAAGGCGATGTCCCACTGGCAAACCAGGTGTCGTGTCAGACTGGACTTCCGGGGTGCCATCACATATCATGAGAGCCATATTGCTAAACTTTGTTCGAACAATGGTCGAGGTGTTTAGCAGTAACGGTAATTGGAGGTTCAATTCCCCCGAGCGGAAGTTTGAGATGAACACCGCAATTGCGAAAACGCTGGAAAGAATTCTCCATTATGCGTTTGGTACAAACCATGCTGCCAACAACAGATTGGATTCAAAAATCACAGGCGTCTTTTCATCTTCGGCCACATACATCTTAGACGTCCTCCGACCAACCTCTGCAGCAGATTTGCCCTTCAACCCTATTCTCCGGCTAATAATTGACGGGCTTCAAACCCCTCCCACATTATATCTTCGTTTCTTGACATTGCTAGAGAAACAAGTTGTCTCAACGTTGGAACTCTCAGCAAGACTGCTGCAGGCAGCTCAGCTCATCGATCAGTCACCATCGTTGCTAGAGGATCAGCTTTTCAAAGCCACGCCAGTCCTTGTGAAGCTATATGCGCTCCATGGCCCTTATCAACTTCCCACCCTTTCACTATTGAACACGTTGGTCACTAGCGCTGCATTAGACTCCAGTAACGAGCCACCGTCTTTAGTCGGGCACTTGGGGGCCGATACCTCCTGTCTTTTCCTTGATGTTTTGTCCCGATTCGATAAGCCTCTTAGTGACCCGACCCTACAGTTATCTGTATGGCGTTTACTGTCGACTCTGATCAGCAAACGGCAACAGTGGCTTGCAGTCTATATCCTTACAGGCTCTTCTCCCCGCCAATCACTAAAGAAAACAGATGCTCAAAATAACTCCGCAATGAGGGGCACCCCCTTCTTACAAATGGCACTCGACCAAATTTCGGAGATAGAGCAGATTCCGGCCCAGGTAGCTCTGGCACTTCTCGACTTCGTTTCCAACGCTCAGGAGCACTGGCCATGGGCAACTCCAGAACTAAGGAAGCATGCCAAATTCTTCCCTAGTCTCGTGAATTATGTGTCTAAGCTGGATATATCGTCTCTTCCTAGTGTTGAACAAATTTTCGCCACCCAAATCGCGGCTGTTGTTGCCGACCTTTGTGCTGTCTATCTACACTCCGCCAAAGAAGCACAGGACCGGAATTTCTATAAAACCTTGTTTCCACTCGTATCCTGGTACGCAAAGGACGCTGTTGAAGTCTCTGGGTATAATGCGTCCTTACACGCCAATCTCAAGAGGAATTTTGAGAACAGATACCCAGGATGCAAACTTGACGACTTTAAGAGGACATCGCTACGGCCCCGCAGTTTAGGGCGAGAATATTACTACGATATCCGCCTGGGTAAAAAGCTCCTTTCTTATGATTTTGCGTGGAAAGGGTCAAAAAATCAGGGATTTTCCGAAGAATTTGAGCGCGccaacctcaacctctcTCTCATTGAAGCGCAAGTG aacctcctccacaGTTGGAAGTTTTTCGCAGTTGAACACTGTGCAGACTTCATCTCAGAACATGAAATCCAGAAGTCGATGGCTGCCGTCGTCAAGAGCTGCCTGGaaaccaacaccaacggAGTCCCACAAGAGGCCATTTTTGAAAGGATACAACAAACTAGGGTTGATTTTGCCCAAAATCTACTACAGCGCCTCGTGGAGAAACAAGCGAAGGGTGCTGAATTTTTCAGCCTCCTTCAGGTGGTCTGGGAATCATTAAGAAGTCGTCGACCCACATATGAAGACGCATTAATCAATGACGATTCTGAATACTACCGGTCGCTTCTAAACGCGCTTTTCCTGGCCCTACAGTTTCACCTTGACGGCAAGTCGAGAGCAGCACCGGAAGCCCTAAGCAAGAAAGCAGAGTTATCCTCGGATCTGGGAATCGTCGCTGAGATAGTGAAGGTCGTGGTGGCACAAGGGTTCAGGTCGCTAACTTCTTACCTTCATGATCAACCAGAAAAGTGCCTTCCGAAAGACTTTGCCGTTATAACTGCAATCCTGCAAAGCTCGCTACAGGTTAAGAACGTCGATCGCCTATACGAGCACATTGTATACTACATCGCCGACAACGACACAGTACGGCACGCCACATCATTATTCTCGTGGGCAGATCAGCTGGCCGTTGCAGGTGACCCCGTCTATGGAGAGCTCAGtatctccttcctcgccaaaTTATCCACCATACCCATGTTGGCAGAGCACCTCGCCGTGGAGGTTGTGCTAGCTCAACTCTCCACTTCCCGCTTAACAAATGCTCTTCGACAGCCCAAAGGATTCGGTCCATTTGACCCCGTTCCGAGAATATACTCTATCTGGACCGGCGGCATCCTCCCTTTGTGTCTGAATCTTCTTTACCACGTCATCCGCACGGCACCCGAAGTCGCCGCCTTCCTGAACCAGTTTGAAGGACAGCTCACACGGGCGGCGGGGTCGTTTGCCTCTGCACGCACCACAAtctcatcgtcggcggtaGCAGCGCACCGAATTAGCTTGAGCATGGCCTCGGAAGCCTACTCTCTCGCTCTTATTTCGTATATTCTGGGCCGTCTCCGCGAAGCAGGGTCCAGCATTGGCGTCGATGCGCAAGCAATCCAGGAACTGAACTGGGATAAAGCACAAGTCAAAGAAGACATTGAGGAATTAATCGAACGGCGCCCCAATCTCCGGACACGGATTGTCGCGACGAACGATAAGGAGGCTGAACTGGCGCGCCAGAAGCCGGTGAATGCAACATCTGGGGCGGAAAATcagttggaggagaggatTGTCAGCGAACTCAAGGCGACTCTTGTTTGCATAGGAGGGGACGAGTCGTGA
- a CDS encoding BRCT domain protein (COG:L;~EggNog:ENOG410PTJR;~InterPro:IPR001357,IPR036930,IPR036420;~PFAM:PF12738,PF00533), producing MGKTFKKVHACSVGDFGSNTKKIPQWITANGGTYYKDVTKDVTHLVTTREAFKQKGPAITEAKKLKTVNIVSYDWLAESLLSEHRRPRLVREYLWTNILKNEKKKTQKRKDTPKNIQREEPVEQTLTDGEETLGSYAGGNPGQKTGGPKAKCTKTRVKSIKKKRKRRSPAKSTDPFDTKLRTPKAQTIAANHRLYEAEGVTYSATLVRPSNTAGNTRETIQLKVFETIKVPHTYATHIKFTRRGLSKTHLLAPLDSNLDTALAAFEGFFKAQTGKEWDDRLDGMLPSPKKDKDGNTQPPHKGWFWFDTGPAESSLASLFHDGKI from the exons ATGGGTAAAACTTTCAAAAAAGTTCACGCCTGCTCTGTTGGAGACTTTGGGAGCAACACCAAAAAGATCCCACAATGGATCACTGCTAATGGGGGAACATACTACAAAGATGTCACTAAGGACGTCACTCATCTCGTCACTACGAGAGAGGCCTTCAAGCAGAAGGGCCCTGCTA TTACTGAAGCAAAGAAGCTGAAGACCGTCAATATTGTCTCGTACGATTGGTTGGCTGAGTCGCTGCTCTCCGAACACCGTAGACCTCGGTTGGTCAGGGAGTATCTATGGACTAATATCCTTAaaaatgagaagaagaaaacacagaaaagaaaggataCGCCGAAAAATATCCAAAGAGAAGAGCCTGTGGAACAGACCCTGacagatggagaagagacaTTGGGAAGCTACGCAGGCGGAAACCCAGGCCAGAAAACGGGAGGCCCGAAAGCGAAGTGTACGAAGACCAGAGTGAAGTCtattaagaaaaagagaaagagaagaagcccag CCAAATCAACAGACCCATTTGATACTAAGCTGCGCACCCCTAAAGCTCAAACTATAGCAG CAAATCACCGTCTTTACGAAGCAGAAGGCGTGACATATAGTGCGACACTGGTCCGACCTTCAAACACGGCCGGTAATACCAGAGAGACTATCCAGCTAAAG GTTTTTGAGACCATCAAAGTTCCTCACACCTACGCTACGCACATCAAGTTCACCCGACGAGGATTATCGAAGACGCATTTATTGGCTCCACTTGACAGCAACCTCGATACCGCGCTGGCGGCGTTTGAAGGCTTTTTCAAGGCTCAAACAGGAAAGGAATGGGATGATAGGTTGGACGGGATGCTCCCTTCTccaaagaaagacaaagatgGAAACACGCAACCGCCACATAAgggttggttttggtttgACACTGGTCCTGCGGAATCGTCATTGGCAAGTCTGTTCCATGATGGAAAGATATAA